The region GCCTGAGGGACCGGAGTCGTGCAGCGGCCTGCAGGTCCAGAGGGTCTCGGAGGCCTCACTCGTGGGGGAAATGGGGCCTGGGTTTGAACTTGTGGAGAGCCTGATTCATGAACACCGGACGCCGTTTGACACCGTCCAGCAGTTCCTGTTCGCACGGTTCATGAAACTCTGACAGCCCATGCCCTCTTACTTCATCTCTTCATCCCTTCATCTCCCTAGCTCCCCCCGGCAGGGATCACCACCCGTCTCGCCGAAATGGGATCCATGCTTTGCGCGGCGCTATGCCTTCTTGCGGCTTCGGGAGCCCCCATGACCGGTCCCTCACTATCGCAGATACCTCGCCTTACCAGTCCCTTCTTCGACCTCGCGCTCGATCCAATAAGGCCCCGGTTCGAGAAGCTCGCGATTGACGGCCTGGGCAAGGGGCGCTATGGGGATGGGGCCTGTTTGCCGAGCGAGGAACCCGAGAGCACCCTGAAGCTCACCTGGGTGAACCCGTCCATGGCCGTCTATGCCGACTCCAAAGGCTACGCCGCCTGGACGGTCTCATTGAAAGGGCGAATCCTGACGCTGCGCTCGAACTTTGTCCAGGGATCTCCGGTGAACCGCCCTTTTGAGCTTCGGTTTCGCCAGAAGGCCAACCATGCCACGCTACTCGGGCTGATGGCTCCTGACAGCCGCGCGGTCCAGCTTCCCTGTGTGCTGCACTTGCCAGACCAGGGCTCGATTCGCATCAAGGGCCAGGGCGCGCTGCCCTATGACGCCAGGCGCTATGTCAAGCCGGAGCCCTATGTCTCGATTGCCTTTCCGGCCGCGACCGTTGGCCAAAAGAAGGTGAGCTACACCCTTGATGCCACCTGCATTTTCCCAAACTGGAAGGGCGCGGACGGTCCCCTGTTCGACGGCTTCAAGCGGGGCTATCTGAACATCTTCCAGCTCAACCCAAGGTTCCGAATGCTGTGCAACAACGCGTCCAGCGACGCGGTGCCGTTCACCGTCTACATGCTCGCTGAGGTCGCCAAAAAGGCCCCCGAACTCGTCCCCGGCCTGCGCGCCATGGACCTGGTCAAGGCGACCGTAGACCGCTATCTCGCCGGCGAGAAGGGCTACGGGCTGCGCGGGTATGGGTCCACCGGATCCGACGCCGACATCGTGGGCTGGGCCACCCCTTACGATTCGCTCGACACCTACCCAAGCCTCCTCATCGCCGCGTGCGAAGTGGCGAAAGCCGAGCGCGACACGACCTGGGCCAAAGCCAGCTTTGCGACAATCTCTTCCTGGGCTAAGGAGATGATGGCCGGGGACCGCGACGGCAACGGCCTGGTTGAATACCCGCGGACCGGGAACTTCGGCGATCGACCCGTTCCCTCGAACCGCCCCTCGAACTGGTGGGATTGCATCAACTTCGGGCACGAGGACGCCTATGCGAATGCGCTGGCTTATCGCGCCTCTGTCCTGCTCGCCGAACTCGCTAGACGGCTCGGGCACAAGGACGAGGCTGCTTCCGCGACGGCTTTCGCCGTCAAGCTCAAAGCAAGCTACCATGCCACCTTCCTGAACCCCAAGACCGGCCTCCTTGCGGGATGGCGAAGCAAGGACGGGCAACGGCACGACTATGCGTTCCCCTTCGTCCAGGGCATCGCCGTGGCCTATGGTCTGCTAACCCCTGAGCAGGGAAACAAGGCGATGGACGTGCTGCTGGCCAAGATGAAGGCTGTGGGGTTCAACCGGTTCGATCTGGGTCTCCCGGGCAACCTGATCCCTGTTCCCAAGGGCGACTACGTCAAGCACGATTGGGCCGGGGCGATCGGCGTTGGAGAGCCCAGCCTGGACGACGGCTCGGACGCTTTTCAGATCTATGAGAATGGTGGCGCGACGGGGTGCTATGCCTTCTTCACGGTCCGGGCGCTCTACCAGCTTGGGCGGATCGAAGATGCACGGCGGGTGTTCCTTCCCATGCTTCAGGGCTATGCCGAGGGCAACTTCATGGGGTTTGGGCCGAATGGGCAGTCGAAGGACTGGCGCGCCTGGGACGGGACCTGCCACGGCTATGAGGGGTTGCTGGTGGACGCATTCATGACGCTCCTCTGCGTTGAGGATGAACTGATGTCGCGGCTCATCGGCGTGCCCAAGTTGAACGAGCGGCCCTGATCCCACGCAAGCAATGCTCGTTAGCTCTTTCGAAGCGTGGATTCAGCGAACATCGTCAGGACGGCTTTTTCGCTTGTGGTTCCGGCGGCTGTGCCCTAAGCGCGGCGCCAAAACACCTATTGAGCTTGCGTGTTTCTCCGTCGAACTCGGCCATCCACGATTCACCCCTCCCAGGCCATAGGAAATTGATGCGGTAGTACGGACTCCCATTAGGGGTGAAACGGCCACCAAAAAGCGGTTCTGGTCCCGCGCTATATCCTCTGATCGTGGCCCTGGACGCAACTTGCTTGCCGACATAAGGCTCAAGGAGCGCCCTGGCGAACTGCTCGCTAAGCGGCCCGGATTCGGTGCATGCTTGATGTTCAAGTGGCGGCAACGTGGCGGACGCAATGCCGAACTCTGGAGTCGCCATCAGGGACGCCTGCACTCCGGATTCGTCTTGGAGAAGCACGACGAACACCTTTCCTTGGTGGTTCCGGTCCATCACCCTAATGGAAGCCCACCGCGAAAGATCTGGTAGTCCCCACCGAGCCAAGAACTGCTTGGCGGCAGGGAGCGCCACAGCTTCGGCGTGCCGCTCTTCGGCAAGCGCCCGAAGCCGGTTAGAAACCGGGATCGAGCCGGCAGCCAGCAACACCAGGACAACGAAGAACAGAGTGTACTTACGCACGCCTACCAGGCACCTTACCTTGCCTTGCGCTTCCCGCCGATCGAGGCTCCTGTCTCCTCGTCCACAACGAGGATGCACTTGTCGAAGCGCACGACGTAGGCATAGCGAAGTCGTCGCGCCGCAAGCAACGAAGCGCCTGACGGGTAACCTCAGACCTCCCCATGCCCCACGACGTCCTACTCACTTCAGCCGAGATCCAAGGCAAGATCAAAGACCTTGCCCACCAAATCAAGAACGACTATGGGGACGACCCCGTGCTGCTCGTAGGTGTGCTCAAGGGCTGCGTCTACTTCCTGACCGACCTATCGCTAGAATTGGGACTGAACTTCACGCTCGACTTTGTCCAGGTGTCCAGCTATGGCAGCGGAAAGAGCTCGACCGGCGTGGTCCAGATCGTCAAGGACCTGGACGTGAACATCGAGGGCAAAAACGTGCTGATCGTGGAGGACATCGTGGACACGGGCCTCACGCTCAGTCACCTTCGCGACTTGCTCGGAACACGCCACCCAAAGACCCTAAAAGTCGTCTCTTTGCTCACCAAACCTGAAGCCCGCGTGGCCCACGCGCCGATAGAATATGTTGGATTCGAGATACCGAACGAATTTGTGGTAGGATACGGGCTGGACTACGCAGAGCGGTATCGCAATCTGCCCTACATCGCGGTTTTGCGCGAAGAGTAGGCCTCCAGACTTCCTTTTCTGATTCGGGCTGGGACCTTCTACCGGCCCATTGAATCTCACACCAATCAAGACCATCATGTCGCACACATTCCGTCCACGAAAAGGCGACGGCGGAGCTGGACAGCGCCGCCATCGTTCACGCCAACGCGAGGGCCTGCCCAAGCTCGACTCCCAATCCGATCTGGAGCTTCTTCCCGAGCTCGATTACAACCAGCTCGACCAGATGTCGCCGGCCGACCTGGCGAAGATGGCCAAGAAGGCCAAGATCGAGCTCACCTCCGAGCGCAGCAAAGTGCTCGAAGCGCTGCTGATCCAGGCCAACTCCGACTTTGGGGCGCTCTACGCCCGCGGCATCCTCGAAGTCATGCAGGATGGCTGGGGCTTCCTGCGCCGCGAGAACTACGTGCCCTCGCCCGGCGACGTGTATGTGTCCCAATCGCAGGCCAAACGCTTTGGGCTTCGCGGCGGCGACATGGTTTTCGGCCAAGTCCGGCCTCCCAAGGAGGGAGAAAAGTACCAAGGCATGCTCCGCGTGGAGAGCGTGAACGGCAATGCAACGCAATCGGAAGAGATGCAGCGTCGGCGCAACTTCGACGACCTGACGCCTCTTCACCCCGATGCTCGCATCAAGATGGAGACCGGAGCGGAGAACATCCTCGCCCGAGTTATCGACCTCATTTCCCCCATCGGCAAGGGCCAGCGCTGCGTGATCGTCTCGCCCCCCAAGGCCGGCAAGACCACAATCCTCAAAACCATTGCCAACTCAATCACCACCAACCACCCGGAGATCTATTTGATGGTCCTGCTGGTGGACGAGCGGCCCGAAGAAGTCACCGATTTCCGGCGCTCTGTACGCGGCCAGGTCATCAGCAGCACCTTCGACGAGCCCGCCGAGAACCATATGCGCGTCGCCGAGCTATGTCTAGAGCAGGCAAAGCGACTCGTGGAGAGCGGCCGAGATGTGGTCATCCTCTTGGACTCGCTGACCCGCTTCTCGCGCGCCAGCAACCTGACGATCAACCCTTCAGGACGCACGCTCTCCGGTGGTCTCGACCCCTCGGCGCTCTATCGGCCAAGGCGGTTCTTCGGTTCGGCGCGGAACATCGAAGAGGGCGGCTCGCTGACGGTCATCGCCACTGCGCTGATCGACACGGGCTCCAAGATGGACGACGCCATCTTTGAAGAATTCAAGGGCACCGGCAACAGCGAAATCGTGCTCGACCGCGACCTCGCCGAGCGCCGCATCTGGCCCGCCGTGGACGTGCGACGCAGCTCCACCCGACATGAAGAGAAGCTCTTCCACAAGGACGAGCTCGAGGGCGTGGTCCAGCTTCACCGGCTGCTCGCGAACCAGCAAAACAGCTGGGAGGCGACCGATAACCTCATCAAACTGCTCAAGCGCTCGCCGAACAACCAGGCGTTCTTGGACGGGGTCGTACAACGCTTGAAGCCCACGGCGTAGACACATGTCACATTCCGGCGTTCATTAGCGGACTTCTATTGGGTGTGCAACGGCACGCTCAAGAAAGAGAGCTATGAACACACGCGTCTTTGGGCTCGGGATTGCCGTTGGCGTCTCCACGATCGCGAGCGCAACCAACCTGAATTTCACCGGTACCTGCGATGACGCCTTTGCGGCCTACATCTCCACAAACGACTCCGTTCAGGGTACGCAGTTCGTGACGGACGACAATTGGTGGCCCTCGGTCGAAACCGGTTCAACGGCGTTAACCCCGAACGTCACCAATTACTTGCATGTGATGGGTTGGGACATCTATGGCGCTTCGTCTGCCATGATCGCCAGCCTAAGCCTCTCCGATGCCGGATTTCAGTTCGACAACGGCGGACAGACGCTGGACACAGACACCGTCTACTGGGGGTTGAGCACGACGGGCTGGGGAATCAACGACCTCATACCGACGGACTACGGCCCCAACGGCACCGGACCGTGGGGATCGATCAGCGGCGTAAGCGCGTCGGCGCGCTTCCTGTGGTCAGCCACATATGGCGTACCCGGGGTCTACCACCACTTTTCGGTTCGGATCACTCCGGTGCCGGAGGTGGCGAGTTGGATGGTTCTTGGCTTGTTTGCCGTCGGCCTCAGACGGCGCCGACGATAGGCACTCTGGGTCCGGCTTCGATTTGGCGCAGCCCACCTCCAACGGAAACCCCTCTGGAGGTACATTCACTTCATGCCGGAAGAGCTTCCTGGTAACGGAGATCACGGGAATCTGGACGAGCCACCCTCGTTCTTTCCGCAGGCCTATTTGCCTGCCGATCGTGATTCCAGCCAGATGGGCGAACTCATCCGGGTCCGCGTGGATGGCGTTTACGTCGTCGAGAGCGGAGGACAGGTCTCCCGGTTCGTGCTGCTGGTCGAGGGCGAACGCCGGTTGCCGATCTTGATCGGCGAACCCGAGGCACAGTCCATCTCGATGGGGCTCGACGACTCCCCGCCAGACCGCCCGCTGACCCACGATCTGGTCAAGACCGTCTGTGAGCGCCTTGGCGCGCGCGTGAGCAAGGTCGTCATCGACGACCTTTGGAACGGGATCTATTACGCCAAGATCCTGCTCCTGAAGGGCGATGAAGAGATGGAGATCGACTCCAGGCCCTCCGATGCCATCGCGCTTGCGGTGCGCTTCGACGCTCCGATCCTCGTGGCTGAAGAGATTTTGAACAGCGCTGCGGAGGAGTAGGTTCGACCTTCCGACTCTGCCCCCTTGCGGAGGGTTGCGCTTCGGTATTCTCTTGCCCCATGAGCCCCGCTGAGCGAGCCGCCTATCTGCGTGCGGAGATCGAGCGCCACAACCACCTGTACTATGTGCTCGAGCGGCCGGAAATCTCGGACACCGAGTTCGATCATCTCTTTCGCGAGCTCGTCGAAATCGAATCCGCCCACCCAGATCTGAAAACTCCGGACAGTCCCACCCAGCGCGTGGGAACCCTTGCCGCCGGTGCCTTTCCAAGCCATCGTCACGCCGCCCCGATGCTCTCGCTGGACAACGCCTTTGGCGATGAGGAGGTCCGCGCGTTTGACGAGCGTGTTCGCAAGGCTCTCGGGACCGAAGACGAGATCGAATACTACGCCGAGTTGAAGTTCGACGGGCTCTCGCTCTCACTAACCTACGTCGGCGGTGTGCTCGAAACCGCGACAACCCGCGGCGACGGCGTCACCGGAGAGGTCGTGACGCCGAATGCCAAGACGATCCGGTCGATTCCTTTGAGATTGGGGACGGAGGGACACAGGGACGCAGGGACAAAGGGACTGGAAGAACTAGGGAACGAGGGACTCAGGGACTCAGGAACTCAGGGACTCGGAGAGCTAGGAACCGAGGGACAAGTGGACTTAGGGACCACCGTCCCTCCGTCCCTCCGTTCCTCTGTCCCTGGCCTCCTCGAAATCCGCGGCGAAGTGGTCATGTTCAAGGACGCCTTCGAGGCCGCCAACCGCGAGCTTGCGGCGGCGGGACAGCAGGTGTTCGTAAACCCTCGAAACGCCGCTTCGGGGGCCATGCGCCAGAAAGACAGCCGCATCACCGCCAAGCGAAACCTCACCTTTCTCGCCTACAGCCAGGGGGCTGGACCTAGGCTTGCGCCGACGCAGTCGGGCACTCTGCAGACCCTCGCAGATTTGGGGTTCGCGGTCCGGCAAGAGGCGCATTGCGTGAAGGGAATCGCGGGGTTGCTGGAGTTCATCCACGAGGTCGAAGCGATGCGCCCGAACCTGCCGTTCGGCATCGACGGCGTCGTGATCAAAGTCAACGATCTGGACCTCCAGGATGCCCTGGGGAGCACGGCGCGCGGCCCACGGTGGGCCATCGCCTACAAGTTCGCCGCCGAGCAGGCGCTGACCAAGCTGAACTCGATCTTCTGGAGCGTCGGGCGGACCGGCGCGGTCACCCCGGTCGCCGACCTGGAACCCGTGTTCGTCGGGGGCGTGACGGTCTCTCGCGCGACGCTGCACAACATCGAGGACCTTCGCCGAAAGGACGTTCGGGAGGGCGACACTGTCATCGTGCAGCGCGCCGGCGACGTGATCCCCGAGGTGGTAGGGCCGGTGCTGGAAAAGCGGGTAGGCAACCCCCCAATTCCTGAGGAGCCCACCGAATGCCCCGAGTGTCAGGCGCCGATCGCCCACCGCCCAGGTGAGGTGATCGCCCGATGCACCAACAAAGCGTGCCCGGCGCAGGTCGCCGCCAAGCTCCGCCACTTCGCCTCCCGCACCGCGCTCGACATCGAGGGGCTGGGGGACAAATCCATTCTTCGATTCCTCGAGGAGGGGCTGCTCACCGACCTGCCCAGCGTATTTGAACTCAAGGAGAAGCGAGAGCGGCTGGAAGGGCTGGAAGGCATGGGCGAGCTCAGCATCTCGAACCTGCTTTCCGCCATCGAGACAGCCAAGACCCGCCCCCTCGACCGGTTCCTGTTCGCGCTTGGCATTCGGTTCGTGGGGGAGAAGGGCGCTAAGGACCTGGCGCGGCACTTCCGCTCGCTCGATGCGCTCCGAACGGCCGACTATGAGGCGCTTCTCGAAGTCCAAGACATCGGCCCGCGCACGGCCGGCGAGATTCAGGAGTGGTTCGAGGAAACCGAGAACCAACAGCTTTTGGATCGTCTTCTGGAGTTGGGCGTGGCCCCGAGTGAGCCGGAGGCTGTCGTGAGCGACCTCTTTGCCGGGCAGACGATCGTGTTCACTGGCAAGCTGGAGCGCTTTTCGCGTGAGGCGGCCGAAGACTTGGTGATCCGGCTCGGCGGCAAGGCCGCCGGGAGCGTGAGCAAGAACACGGCGTTCCTGGTGGCGGGCCCCGGCGCCGGTAGCAAGCTGGCGAAGGCCGAGGAGCACAAGGTTCCGGTCTATGACGAGGAAGGGTTCCTGGCGATGCTATCAGAAGATCTGCTGGCGCAGTTGGTCGGGGGCTGAGACTGGGCCTCGGCCAGTTGTTGGACCCTTTCCAGCACCAGCCGATGGGAGCGGTCGACCGACCACGTCCAGATCGCCTGCCAATAGGCTCGCGGACCCATGTCGAGCGTGTACCATGTCGTGCGTTCGAGCCAGACGCCGCCCATTGCGTCCGGCACAATGCGGAACTCACCGCGCGTCGATTCGACCGAGTGCTCCAGGTGGGGTGGGCGGATGTCTCCCCAGATGTTGGTTTCTTTCATCACCGGCGGGCTCTGCAAAACCTCGAACGCCATCCCTTGACCCGGCCGCCAATCGGTGACGCGCTGGACGCACGTTCCGGAGGTCAAAGTGCACTTCCGAATGGCCCCCTTGCCTCGCCCGTGCATCTTGGTCTCGACCGGGCTGGCGAGCTGGATGGCCGCGCCGAGGTCGGCGGGCAAGGGCACCGTGAGGTCGCCAGAAATGACCTGCCAAACGGAATTGGCCGATGCTGAGATGTGGACTCGTGTGGTGACCGCGATCTCCTGAGGGCTGGGCTCGGGAGCACCAAATTGCCAGACTCCAAGAAGCAAGCCGGTTGGAATGAGCGCCATCGGCCCGCGCCGTCGGCGCTTCTTGCCGGACTCAGTGATCAGATAGAGCAGCACTCCAACGGCAATCGCTGGAATTGCTATGATGGCGCCGCCGATCAGGATGCAAGCCGCTCCCTCGAAGCCTGTCGCTTGGGCGAGAACACCCATCACGGGGAGTGGCGCAAGCCCGTACATCACGGAGCGCGATAGGGAAAGGGGCGCGCCCTCCGCAAGCCCGATGGCAATGGCGCCGGCGACGAAAGGGATGCCGAGGAAAAGCGTCGCGTCGTACCGGCGGTACCAGAGCACGCCGAGTACGAAAAGCAAGAAGCCAATGACGCCACCCACGACGGCGGGTCTCGCTCGACCCCAGAGTCGTTGGCCTGTGTTCCTCATAAGACAATTATGGCATAGAATTTCAGAATGTTCTGAAACTACATGCCATACGCTGAGCCATTTGCTGCGGAAATCAGAGGGTGGACCTAGATGCGCGCGGCTCTGCGCGCGCCCAGACGCTTCACCGTCTCGTCGCCGATCACGCCGAGGAGAATCACCAATCCGATCACCGCAAACTCCAGCTGCGTGGCGATACCCAGGATGTTGATGGCGTTATAGAGCACCCTCACGATCGCCGTGCCGATCAGCACACCCAAAATCGTGCCCGTCCCACCTCTCAGGCTGCACCCGCCCAGCACTGCCCCAGCAATCGCGTAGAGCTCATAGAAGTTGCCGTGGCCGCTGGGCTGGACGGAGTTCACGTCCAATCCGAAGATGATCCCGCCTATCCCCGCCAAGAGTGCGCTGATCATATAGGTCATCGTTACGGTGCGATCGGTGTTCACCCCGCTGTAGCGCGCGGCCTCCTCGTTGCCGCCCACGGCAAAGAGGTGCCTGCCGAACACCGAGAAGTTCAGCACCCAGCCCGCCAAGAGTGCCGTACCGATCAGCAGCACAAAAGGCATCGGAACGCCGAACGGCGCCCCCTTCGCGAGCAGTTTGAGGCCGTCATAACCGGTTCCATACCCCTGCGTGGCATCGCCCGTGATGTAGCGCGCCAGACCCCGGTAGACGAACAGCCCACACAGCGTGACGATGAACGGCTGGACCCGAACCTTGGTGATCAGCACCCCGTGGAGCCACCCAATGAAGAGCGCCAGGCCCAAGACGGCCAGCAGCGCCGGAAGCACCGGCCAGCCGCTCCCTACGAGCAGCATCGGCAGCAGCACCCCAGTGAGGCCCACCACCGACCCGATCGAAAGGTCGATGCCGCCGGTGATGATGACGAACGCCGCGCCGATGGTCAAGAGGCCGTAAAGTCCGGTCCACCGCGCGATGTTCGAGAGGTTGCCGACTTCCAGAAACTGAGGGTTCTTGAGCGCGGTGAGCATCACCACGGCCACCAGAATGCCGAAGATGCCCGCCACTCGCTTCATAGATCTGCACTCCCACAAAGCCCGAAGGGGGCTGATCCCGAAGACGAATGCCTACGAACGCTGCATTGGCGCGCGGAAACGGCCGTCGCTGAGCCAACATCACCCGGACGGGACGTCTGCGCTATACCGGTTCTGGCAGATCCCAAAGGGATCTCAGAGAGGTGCCAGGGGTTGAGCGAAGCGAAACCCCTGGTTCGACGCCACCCCATTCCAGTCTCTGGTGACCCCAACGGGGTCAGAAGAGAGTAGCCAGGGGTTGAGCGAAGCGAAACCCTTGGCGGGTTCACTCCAACGCCCGCACCTCGCAAGAGGTGCCACCACTGCAGAACCCTGCCCCTCAACGGGTCTTCGCGAAGGCTCGCCGGCTGAGCGATCTCGGAGCGGGATGGACTCACGGTCACTTCTCGGGCTTGCCACTCAGCTCGTCGATGATGCCGGCCTGGCGCTCCATTGCGTTCTGTGCGTCGATCTTGCCCACGAACAGCATCAGCTTGCCGCCGTTGGGCAGGGCTTCCTTGATCAGCTTGCCCGCCGCGCGGCCCGCACGATAGTTGTTGGTGCCGATGTAGCAAAGCCGCTTGCTGGCGGGGGCGTCGCTGTCCTGGGTGACCACGCTCATCACATCGCAGGCCTTGTTCAGCATGTCGACCTGGTTCTTCGGGTCCACCGGGCTGATGGCCATGCCGCTGATTTTCCTCGTAATCAGGTCTTCGACGATGCGCTGCTGCTCGGTTGGAGTGCCGTCCGCAGGCATCCTGAAGTCCACATTCACGCCAAGCTCACCCACGGCCTTGTTCACCCCTGCGCGGGCGATTTTCCAGAAGTCTGAGGCGTTGTTGGTGACAAAGGCAAAGCTCGCAGCGCCCACTTTGGCAGTCGGCGACGTCTCCCCGCTCTTCAGCCGCTCGGCAAGTTGGCCCTTAAAGCCCTCGACGTCTCCCTTCTTCAGGATTTGAATCGGGATGTCCATCACACCGTTCGCCGGGATGCCGGTTTTGTCGCCCTTTGCCAGCGAGGCCAGCAGCTTGACCGATTGGTAGCCAAACTCAAACGGCTGCTGCACGACCGTGCCCAGGATCGCCCCATCCAAGATTCCCTGAAGGGTGTCGGCCTCTTCGTCGAACGCCACGATCTGGACCTTGCCCACCTTGTTTTGCCCTTGGACGGCACTCAGGATCGCCGGACCGTTATAGCTCCAGAGGCCCACCAGGCATCCGAGGTCGGAGTTGGCGGTCAGCGCGTCCTCAACGTTCTGCTTGGCCCGTGCACGGTCGGTGAGGTCGGTGCGGGTGTCGAGGATCGTCCACGCGCCGCACTTCACTTCGCCGGTCACACCGGTGATGGCAGCTTCCCTCCCGTCTTCCGGTGGTCCTGCCTCCTTCTCGATGATCTTGGGCGCTCCGCCCGAGCATCCAATGACGGTGAAGACGAAAAGAGCGGCGGCCAGCAGGCTCAGCGAAGCGGATTTCATGGTGTTCCCTCAGTTCGGCACGCCCAGGGCGTGCCGCTATCCAACGGCATATTACCGAAGCAGGGCATACTCTTTCGAATCCGGTCGGTGAAGCATGGTGGGTCTCTCTGTTCTTGTCGCGTTGGCAATGGGGTATGGAGCTGTGGCGCCCCCTGATGAGGTGGCCCCAATCGCCATCGTTCCGGAGCCCGTGCAATGGGATCGCGCTGAAGGTTCCTTCAAGCTGGCCAAGGACACGCCGATCGTTGTTGCGGCCAACGAGTCTGGCGCTTATGGCGTGGCCTACACCCTTGCCGAATCGCTGAAGACC is a window of Armatimonadota bacterium DNA encoding:
- the hpt gene encoding hypoxanthine phosphoribosyltransferase, with amino-acid sequence MPHDVLLTSAEIQGKIKDLAHQIKNDYGDDPVLLVGVLKGCVYFLTDLSLELGLNFTLDFVQVSSYGSGKSSTGVVQIVKDLDVNIEGKNVLIVEDIVDTGLTLSHLRDLLGTRHPKTLKVVSLLTKPEARVAHAPIEYVGFEIPNEFVVGYGLDYAERYRNLPYIAVLREE
- a CDS encoding bifunctional nuclease family protein, with product MPEELPGNGDHGNLDEPPSFFPQAYLPADRDSSQMGELIRVRVDGVYVVESGGQVSRFVLLVEGERRLPILIGEPEAQSISMGLDDSPPDRPLTHDLVKTVCERLGARVSKVVIDDLWNGIYYAKILLLKGDEEMEIDSRPSDAIALAVRFDAPILVAEEILNSAAEE
- the rho gene encoding transcription termination factor Rho, with product MSHTFRPRKGDGGAGQRRHRSRQREGLPKLDSQSDLELLPELDYNQLDQMSPADLAKMAKKAKIELTSERSKVLEALLIQANSDFGALYARGILEVMQDGWGFLRRENYVPSPGDVYVSQSQAKRFGLRGGDMVFGQVRPPKEGEKYQGMLRVESVNGNATQSEEMQRRRNFDDLTPLHPDARIKMETGAENILARVIDLISPIGKGQRCVIVSPPKAGKTTILKTIANSITTNHPEIYLMVLLVDERPEEVTDFRRSVRGQVISSTFDEPAENHMRVAELCLEQAKRLVESGRDVVILLDSLTRFSRASNLTINPSGRTLSGGLDPSALYRPRRFFGSARNIEEGGSLTVIATALIDTGSKMDDAIFEEFKGTGNSEIVLDRDLAERRIWPAVDVRRSSTRHEEKLFHKDELEGVVQLHRLLANQQNSWEATDNLIKLLKRSPNNQAFLDGVVQRLKPTA
- the ligA gene encoding NAD-dependent DNA ligase LigA, with product MSPAERAAYLRAEIERHNHLYYVLERPEISDTEFDHLFRELVEIESAHPDLKTPDSPTQRVGTLAAGAFPSHRHAAPMLSLDNAFGDEEVRAFDERVRKALGTEDEIEYYAELKFDGLSLSLTYVGGVLETATTRGDGVTGEVVTPNAKTIRSIPLRLGTEGHRDAGTKGLEELGNEGLRDSGTQGLGELGTEGQVDLGTTVPPSLRSSVPGLLEIRGEVVMFKDAFEAANRELAAAGQQVFVNPRNAASGAMRQKDSRITAKRNLTFLAYSQGAGPRLAPTQSGTLQTLADLGFAVRQEAHCVKGIAGLLEFIHEVEAMRPNLPFGIDGVVIKVNDLDLQDALGSTARGPRWAIAYKFAAEQALTKLNSIFWSVGRTGAVTPVADLEPVFVGGVTVSRATLHNIEDLRRKDVREGDTVIVQRAGDVIPEVVGPVLEKRVGNPPIPEEPTECPECQAPIAHRPGEVIARCTNKACPAQVAAKLRHFASRTALDIEGLGDKSILRFLEEGLLTDLPSVFELKEKRERLEGLEGMGELSISNLLSAIETAKTRPLDRFLFALGIRFVGEKGAKDLARHFRSLDALRTADYEALLEVQDIGPRTAGEIQEWFEETENQQLLDRLLELGVAPSEPEAVVSDLFAGQTIVFTGKLERFSREAAEDLVIRLGGKAAGSVSKNTAFLVAGPGAGSKLAKAEEHKVPVYDEEGFLAMLSEDLLAQLVGG
- a CDS encoding ABC transporter permease; protein product: MKRVAGIFGILVAVVMLTALKNPQFLEVGNLSNIARWTGLYGLLTIGAAFVIITGGIDLSIGSVVGLTGVLLPMLLVGSGWPVLPALLAVLGLALFIGWLHGVLITKVRVQPFIVTLCGLFVYRGLARYITGDATQGYGTGYDGLKLLAKGAPFGVPMPFVLLIGTALLAGWVLNFSVFGRHLFAVGGNEEAARYSGVNTDRTVTMTYMISALLAGIGGIIFGLDVNSVQPSGHGNFYELYAIAGAVLGGCSLRGGTGTILGVLIGTAIVRVLYNAINILGIATQLEFAVIGLVILLGVIGDETVKRLGARRAARI
- a CDS encoding substrate-binding domain-containing protein — translated: MKSASLSLLAAALFVFTVIGCSGGAPKIIEKEAGPPEDGREAAITGVTGEVKCGAWTILDTRTDLTDRARAKQNVEDALTANSDLGCLVGLWSYNGPAILSAVQGQNKVGKVQIVAFDEEADTLQGILDGAILGTVVQQPFEFGYQSVKLLASLAKGDKTGIPANGVMDIPIQILKKGDVEGFKGQLAERLKSGETSPTAKVGAASFAFVTNNASDFWKIARAGVNKAVGELGVNVDFRMPADGTPTEQQRIVEDLITRKISGMAISPVDPKNQVDMLNKACDVMSVVTQDSDAPASKRLCYIGTNNYRAGRAAGKLIKEALPNGGKLMLFVGKIDAQNAMERQAGIIDELSGKPEK